The stretch of DNA TTGAGAGCATTAGATCTACTACTGTATATTGATTAAAACAATTAGAACCTAGCAAGAAGAACCCAGAAGCTTTAAACTAAATGTCTGAAAAATggcaaattaatgaatttggCAAATTAATCTCGTTTAGTTTTACTTTAAGACTAATTCAGGCTGTAAGTTATTAGTTATTAGTAAGTTATTATAGTTAAATTATTCTCCAGCAAgtctttatttcaattttgataaaattgaataaaaaatcaaatcaaaatggatctaaattcaagaaaatattgtagCCCCATGAATTGTTTATTTTGCCCCAAtttcgttaaattttatttcaagcataaattaacatattttataatatatttgTAACCTCTTACTAGTTTTCTTTAACGgagttttcacaaaaaattctttatttaaacaattttttaaaagaagaattctaacgtaaatgtttttaatattttccttaaacaAGAAACTTTccatacaaaatgatttttaagataaacAATGAAAGCCCCACAAACTCCGTGTAAATGAGTAATGAGATAAGcttgtgaaaaaattaagaaaaggtGATAGCatcattgcaatttaattcttaatacCTCCTTGACTAcaaattaaatgctttttgTCGCCTAATCCGCTTCGGGGATTTCTCACTCTGTGTTGCAGCACACTCACCCTAATCCAAGATCAATAGCAAAATTCCTTTCATAACTTCCATTCACTTTCGAATGACGcgagaaaaatgtattaaaagaaaagaaaaaggaattttcattcaacttttttattataaattcatttattaaaaattcatttcggttttttttgtcacaaaattcactttttttatttcaaaatattgtgGGAGTTTTCCGCCTCTCGCTGTGAGGAAACTCACTGAAATTTCCACACTTTCTGTGTGACGCAAAAACCATGTCACGGGAGTCAGTGTCCAAAAATTGGGCTGTTGCTCATCTCACCGGGATGACACACTTTTCTCCCGGAAAAGGCccaattttccgggaaattaaacaaaaaagaatggaaaatttatttaccatTGAGCTGTAAAATGTTTCCCTTGATGCTTTTTGAGGATTCTCCTCTTCAGTATCCTCGTTTTTATGTTATCCACGGAATCAATGACAAACGTGAATTCCTTCTCAATGGTCAGGAGTTCGTGGTAGAGTACCCTCATGGGGGCTTCGATGGTTTTTGCACAGTGCTTCAGGAGCCACATGAAGGATGGTGGCAATGTTGGGAAGAATTCCCCGTATTCATCATAGCTCATATCACCCCAATTCGTTCTCGCATCAATGGGCAGAAAGTGATGCCAATAGTTGAAGTTGGGCGTAAAGAAAGTCATTTCTTCAGCTTTTGCATCCAATTGTGGCAGTTCTACGTCATCTGCATCACTCATATCGTTGAACAATGTTGTTCTTTCAACAATCCATCGTGGTCTCTTGAGAATCTTCTCCCCGGGATCCATGGAAGTTTCCGGAAGGATATCAATTGATGGAACATACGTTGAATGAGTCATCAGTGATGCATCCCGAACGGAGAAGAGGTCCTGCGATTCAATATTTAGATCAATTGAAGGGGGTTGCATTGGATAATTCATTTGGGATTCTGAATTATCCGGAAGGATATCCTGTGTTTGATCGAGTTCACAAGATGGGAAACCTTCTGTGAACCAAATGGACAAATCTGAAATATCCGGAAATGGCGGTTGATCTTCCGTATTCTCAAGAGTTCCTGCGTCCTCCTCAGCAATCATCCTCTTCTTGCTAGCTGGTTCTCCTGCACTTCCATTCGTCTCACATTGTTGATGTAAATCTTTTCCATCTGTATGCCCGGAATACTCAACATGTACCACATGTTTTGCTCTCCTCTGCTTCTTCTTTGGTTCTTCCTTCTTTTGTGATGCCTTCTCCTCATTGAGTTTCCTCTTATTTACCTTTCTTCGCGTTACTTTCGCACTTACATCACTATCTGTGCAAACTGACGAATCGGAACTATTAAAATCCTTTCTGCCAACAACGTAGCAATCCCCGGAACTGGAATCATCACACATATACCCCCATCGAGCCTTCTTTCTATTCTTTCGCGTATTCAGCCTCTGGAGCAGTGGCATTGAATCCTCGGAATTTGTTTCTGAATCAATATCTGAGACTTCAATGACACTCTTCTTCCTTTTACTGGGTTTCTTTTCCGTTCTCTGCACCTTCTGAAAATCCTCCAGCCCAAGGAAGTAATTCTCATCTTCCTCCTTCTCAACAATCTCCGTTTGTATCAATTTTCTCGTTCCTctcttttttgaaattatctGCATGGcgactttttcattttccggAGCTCTCTTGAGATTTATCTTAATGTTCCTCTCAGCCATTTGATTGCAAAACCTCCTGGGCCGATGGAAGGGTTCAATAGAGCGCTGGGAATGATCAACAAGCATCATTTCCGGGATTTTCAAATGTTCCCGATGATTCTCCACAAGGTACTCCATGTAGGACTTCAACGGCGTCAATGAGGGTTCAAAGATAAAGGATTTGCTGCTCTTCTCCTCCGGATTCATCCCACGCAGCGTCGAAAGCTTCTCATAGACTTCGTAGATAATTTTTGAAACTATAAAATTCCTCGTTGTTGTGGATCTCTTGCAGTATTTCAAATATTCCGCATAACGCTGTGTGTTCCCACTCGCATCTCCCTTCCAGAGAATATTTGTCGGCATGTGGTATTCCGTGAGGATAATGGAGCGCATCTCAATGTACTTCACCCATTCATCCCAGCTGAAAACTCCCCCATGAGGTAGATTAAACTTCCGGATGAGCTCATTTGCAGCCTCAGCTGACTCAGACATCTTCTTCTCAGTCACCCCATCGAGTCCAAAGAACAACTTCAGACCAAACAGAATGTAAGCCATTGCCCGGGGAACGTGATGTGGAATATAAAATCTAAATTGGCATTTCATCTCTGGGGGCCTAacggattaaaaaaaaagaataaataataaagaaaatgtacgggtaagctgaccaagcttacgggagctgtgtttctttcagtgtaccaatctTGTGAGAGcgaactagaacgcgaattaatttaaatacgcgcaaagtcggggaaagtagaaaagtcataccctaagaaatgtttggaaggccatatctcgagaacggatccatagattttcataattttttttttgtttgaaaggtcttgaagtcagctataacatatcgaaaaatgaaaaaaaattatgtcgctattttcgaaaaattcgagttcgaaattttcgaaaacttcatttttaattttaacgcctcttgcggtgatttctcgaagttgcaatgttctagacatttgtaaggtttcacgaaacctttcatttgcgcttgagttgatcaaaatcggaccagtagaacccgagatatttaatgctaactttggaaggttatatctcgagaacggcgacatagattttcttcatttttggcatggagctagataatatagtcagctaaaacatatcaaaaaatgaagaaaatttatgtcgccgttttcgagatattcatcgaaaactcatagaaaattttgtttttgatttttggccccctagcggtcacttttaaaacttcggatgttctagagagttgtagggtttgttgagacctttcatttgagcccgggttgatcaaaatcggtcaagccgttttcgagttatggtcgattttcgatgaaaaattgtggcggccatattgactaaacggcttgaccgattttcgaaaatgagatatcgttggaaagctcttgatggcccctacaacatataaaaatttcagatttttagctattacaggggctgagatatagcgaaaacaaaattttgaggttatccaaaatggcggacggaggggtggggggtggattttacatcataatcggatgtcttccggtcgatatttaaactttgccgtttatcGCAAGTCTCTagctatcaccgttctctcgcaatttaagtttatgatgcggccggccggacggacggccggccggaaaaaaaattttttggcgcatacgttttttggaatgtggggaccctaattcgtgctcatcccaagtttgagcccgatctgacgactttcgattttgctcggtacacaaaagctgtgtctgaaagaaacacagctaaaaagcccaaaaaattgatttcccCACCTGAAGGTAATGAGACGTTCGAGAAATTTCCCCAATTCAGGCGGAAGACACAGCTCCTGCACGAATCGATGGACCAACCCCACAAAGTCCGGATTGATGAGTTGGGGCACATGGAGGAAGTTACAGAGTCGTCGTACAACATCAGCTTGCCCATTGTAGGTGGGAAAACTATGTATTCCCACGAGatgtgcaaaagaagaaagtcTCGTTTTCTCCAGCACATTTTCCGGGAAGAAGTGTTCAATattgaaaatggaaatgtGTCCTTCGCGCAGGAAACGCAGCAAATCACAAATCTGAATGTCGCTCTTTGTGAGATTGAGACTAATGTTGAGAATCCCAAGCAGGACTGTCTTTGACACCGTCTCGATGTGCTCTTCAGCTGTCTTGTACCTGCTATTCGGCTTGTGACACTCCAACAAGAAATCCGTGTCCTCCGAATGCTTCTTGATGTGCTGCTTTGGCATACGACGCTTCAGGGATCGCCTGGCACGACTTGTGTATGCCAGGGGGATGGTTGTTCGACCTGTCTTTGTGCTCTTTGTACTCATTGTTTGCGTGGGACTTGTTGCCGATGTCCCATCCGGTTGGGATTGGGCATTTGACTCAAGTTCCATTTGTTCCTTCATCAGGGCCTTCTTTGTCTTCGCCCTGGCCATCTGAAGTACACGATTCTTCTTCAAACTCTTCGCCAGAGACATTGTACTTCTGCTCGAGACTGATGCGGATCTCCTCCTTTTAAGTTTCTTTGATGCATTGTAAAGGATTTTAGCATCCCtgtaaaacaaacatttttttttaatctcttcatCCCTCCCGCACTTCCATGGAACTTACTTTGGAAAAAATCGTGTAGGCAGCTTTGGAATGCCAATATCATGCTTTGTGAAGAAGCCTGCATTGATTCTCTGCAAATATCGTGCCCAGAGTTGCAATGCTGTCTTCTTAAGCTCCGCCGGGGCTCCCAGTGCTATTGCTTCATTAACCAGTCCTATCAGGATGTAATTGTACTCCTCCCAGGACG from Lutzomyia longipalpis isolate SR_M1_2022 chromosome 1, ASM2433408v1 encodes:
- the LOC129786248 gene encoding TATA box-binding protein-associated factor RNA polymerase I subunit B — its product is MVAHGKCEVCGCTNFNVEGGFYYCTECNTQNQNIREMEVDALDMTMGDVNVRVQGVRLREERQEKIELTSWEEYNYILIGLVNEAIALGAPAELKKTALQLWARYLQRINAGFFTKHDIGIPKLPTRFFPKDAKILYNASKKLKRRRSASVSSRSTMSLAKSLKKNRVLQMARAKTKKALMKEQMELESNAQSQPDGTSATSPTQTMSTKSTKTGRTTIPLAYTSRARRSLKRRMPKQHIKKHSEDTDFLLECHKPNSRYKTAEEHIETVSKTVLLGILNISLNLTKSDIQICDLLRFLREGHISIFNIEHFFPENVLEKTRLSSFAHLVGIHSFPTYNGQADVVRRLCNFLHVPQLINPDFVGLVHRFVQELCLPPELGKFLERLITFRPPEMKCQFRFYIPHHVPRAMAYILFGLKLFFGLDGVTEKKMSESAEAANELIRKFNLPHGGVFSWDEWVKYIEMRSIILTEYHMPTNILWKGDASGNTQRYAEYLKYCKRSTTTRNFIVSKIIYEVYEKLSTLRGMNPEEKSSKSFIFEPSLTPLKSYMEYLVENHREHLKIPEMMLVDHSQRSIEPFHRPRRFCNQMAERNIKINLKRAPENEKVAMQIISKKRGTRKLIQTEIVEKEEDENYFLGLEDFQKVQRTEKKPSKRKKSVIEVSDIDSETNSEDSMPLLQRLNTRKNRKKARWGYMCDDSSSGDCYVVGRKDFNSSDSSVCTDSDVSAKVTRRKVNKRKLNEEKASQKKEEPKKKQRRAKHVVHVEYSGHTDGKDLHQQCETNGSAGEPASKKRMIAEEDAGTLENTEDQPPFPDISDLSIWFTEGFPSCELDQTQDILPDNSESQMNYPMQPPSIDLNIESQDLFSVRDASLMTHSTYVPSIDILPETSMDPGEKILKRPRWIVERTTLFNDMSDADDVELPQLDAKAEEMTFFTPNFNYWHHFLPIDARTNWGDMSYDEYGEFFPTLPPSFMWLLKHCAKTIEAPMRVLYHELLTIEKEFTFVIDSVDNIKTRILKRRILKKHQGKHFTAQW